From the Entomomonas sp. E2T0 genome, one window contains:
- a CDS encoding IMPACT family protein — MAFTLSEPFQLIEEIKKSRFLVQVAPVNTIEQASEFIEKVSDLTATHNCWAWKIAQNYRFNDDGEPSGTAGRPILTAIEGQQCDYVIAIVTRWFGGIKLGTGGLARAYGGSVARCLQQAPLIELIPRILCQLNCYYSEWPLLENRLNNLEAIIEQQNFEAEGVSLLLALPKQNISTLQQLLNDLTKGRVQANILHNNN; from the coding sequence ATGGCTTTTACTTTATCAGAACCCTTTCAACTTATAGAAGAAATAAAAAAAAGTCGCTTTCTTGTACAAGTAGCTCCTGTAAATACTATTGAACAAGCTTCTGAGTTTATTGAAAAAGTTAGTGATCTAACAGCAACACATAATTGTTGGGCATGGAAAATAGCTCAAAACTATCGCTTTAACGATGATGGTGAGCCTTCTGGTACCGCAGGTAGACCTATACTAACAGCAATAGAAGGCCAGCAATGCGATTATGTAATAGCCATTGTTACTCGTTGGTTTGGTGGTATTAAACTGGGTACAGGTGGGCTTGCTAGGGCTTATGGTGGGAGTGTTGCTCGTTGTTTACAACAGGCCCCTCTTATCGAGCTAATTCCTCGTATTCTATGTCAACTCAACTGCTACTATAGTGAATGGCCTTTATTAGAAAATAGATTAAATAATCTAGAGGCTATCATTGAGCAACAAAACTTTGAGGCAGAGGGAGTATCTTTATTATTAGCATTACCTAAACAGAATATATCTACACTCCAACAATTATTAAATGATTTAACTAAAGGGCGAGTTCAAGCTAATATTCTTCATAATAACAACTAA
- a CDS encoding toxin-antitoxin system YwqK family antitoxin, translating to MKNWAVFTTIILCGMAVIGYSKDLTINDNPLLSSSQRTIYFFDKDWQPVIAPTQDGYYRKILAVNNMGITVQDFYQNSNQKQSDPFTFNRPTDLVEGLPKSIQGDLTLWYENGQKNMEAYYKDGQKDGLLTSWHSNGQKELEQYYINGKENGYAVYWNESGKKTLEIYFIEGNFETVSYWEEGKKVAEKHYKKGKREGISTYWDKYGNKHAIETYQNDKLHGPHVTYYPNQHKQSEFMYNNNTPTEITLWHKNNQKAAYLKRNAKNINCSIWDDQGSVIYTGNNNERCTSTIRNMIE from the coding sequence ATGAAAAACTGGGCAGTTTTTACTACTATTATTCTATGCGGTATGGCAGTTATAGGATATTCAAAAGACCTTACAATTAACGATAACCCGCTATTATCTTCATCACAACGCACGATATACTTTTTTGATAAAGATTGGCAACCTGTAATAGCACCTACTCAAGATGGCTATTATAGAAAAATTTTAGCAGTTAATAACATGGGGATTACTGTACAAGATTTTTACCAAAATTCTAATCAAAAACAGTCTGATCCTTTTACATTTAATCGGCCTACTGATTTAGTAGAAGGCCTGCCTAAAAGTATTCAAGGCGACTTAACGCTTTGGTACGAAAATGGTCAAAAAAACATGGAAGCTTATTATAAGGACGGTCAAAAAGATGGTTTACTAACCAGTTGGCATAGTAATGGCCAAAAAGAACTTGAACAATATTATATTAATGGCAAAGAAAACGGTTATGCTGTTTACTGGAATGAATCTGGCAAAAAAACTTTAGAGATTTACTTTATCGAAGGTAATTTTGAAACCGTTTCATATTGGGAAGAAGGCAAGAAAGTTGCTGAAAAACACTATAAAAAAGGTAAAAGAGAAGGTATCAGTACCTATTGGGATAAATATGGTAATAAACATGCTATAGAAACTTATCAAAATGATAAACTACATGGTCCTCATGTTACCTACTATCCAAACCAACATAAACAAAGTGAGTTTATGTATAACAATAATACACCCACTGAAATTACCTTATGGCACAAAAACAATCAAAAAGCAGCATACTTAAAAAGAAATGCTAAAAATATCAATTGTAGTATTTGGGATGATCAAGGTTCTGTTATTTATACAGGCAATAACAATGAAAGATGTACATCAACCATTCGTAATATGATTGAGTAA
- a CDS encoding PilT/PilU family type 4a pilus ATPase produces MEFEKLLQLMVDKKASDLFLTVGVPPCIKVDGKLAPLPVDKLNGDRMKELARLLMTERQQKEFASTQECNFAVSYPGIGRFRVSAYIQRNQVGMVLRRIVTEIPSLEQLALPKIIKDLAMVKRGLVLFVGATGAGKSTSLAAMVDYRNTHSTGHIISIEDPIEYLFNHKNCIVTQREVGLDTESFEVALKNTLRQAPDVIMIGEVRTRQTMEYALAFAETGHLCLATLHANNANQALDRIISFFPTERHSQVWLDLSLNLRAIVAQQLIPNKSGVGRQAAVEVLLGTPLVSDMIRTGQVTELKGIMSRSVELGMQTFDQALFDLFERGFISYESALACADSVNDLRLMIKLNSEKSVKASSSELSGVKLKDYDDEEDDI; encoded by the coding sequence ATGGAGTTTGAGAAATTATTACAGTTAATGGTGGATAAAAAAGCCTCTGACTTATTTTTGACAGTGGGTGTTCCGCCCTGTATAAAAGTTGATGGTAAGTTAGCTCCATTACCTGTGGATAAACTGAACGGCGATAGAATGAAAGAGTTGGCTAGGTTATTAATGACTGAACGCCAACAAAAAGAGTTTGCTTCTACACAGGAGTGTAACTTCGCTGTTAGTTATCCTGGAATTGGGCGTTTTAGGGTGAGTGCTTATATTCAGCGTAATCAAGTGGGCATGGTATTACGCCGGATTGTTACAGAGATTCCTAGTCTGGAACAGTTAGCATTACCTAAAATTATTAAAGACTTAGCCATGGTAAAACGTGGCTTAGTATTGTTCGTAGGGGCAACAGGGGCAGGTAAATCTACCTCACTAGCAGCTATGGTGGATTATCGCAATACCCATTCGACAGGGCATATTATTTCAATTGAAGACCCCATTGAATATTTGTTTAATCATAAGAACTGTATTGTAACTCAACGGGAAGTTGGGCTTGATACTGAGTCATTTGAAGTCGCTCTTAAAAATACCTTACGCCAGGCTCCTGATGTGATCATGATTGGTGAGGTACGTACTCGCCAAACCATGGAGTATGCGTTGGCGTTTGCTGAAACAGGCCACTTATGTTTAGCAACCTTGCATGCTAATAATGCTAACCAAGCATTAGATCGTATTATCAGCTTTTTCCCAACTGAACGTCATTCACAAGTATGGTTAGATTTATCATTAAATTTACGAGCTATTGTAGCGCAGCAATTAATTCCTAATAAAAGTGGTGTGGGACGGCAAGCTGCCGTTGAAGTATTATTAGGTACGCCACTTGTATCTGATATGATTCGTACAGGTCAGGTAACCGAGTTAAAAGGTATTATGTCACGTTCTGTTGAGTTGGGGATGCAAACCTTTGACCAAGCTTTATTTGATCTATTTGAAAGAGGCTTCATCTCTTATGAATCTGCTTTAGCTTGTGCAGACTCTGTGAACGATTTACGTTTGATGATTAAATTAAACTCAGAGAAAAGTGTTAAAGCTTCTTCAAGTGAATTATCAGGAGTCAAACTAAAAGACTATGATGATGAAGAGGATGATATTTGA
- a CDS encoding type IV pilus twitching motility protein PilT, translating to MEITELLAFSAEHKASDLHLSAGLPPMIRVDGDVRRINLPPLDHKQVHSLVYDIMNDRQRKEYEENLETDFSVEVPGLARFRVNAFNQNRGAAAVFRTIPSKVLTMTELGMGDVFEKICNNERGLVLVTGPTGSGKSTTLAAMVDYVNATRYEHILTIEDPIEFVHESKKCLVNQREVHRDTLGFNEALRSALREDPDIILVGEMRDLETIRLALTAAETGHLVFGTLHTSSAAKTIDRIIDVFPAAEKSMIRSMLSESLQAVVSQKLIKKIGGGRVAAHEIMIGTPAIRNLIREDKVAQMNSSIQTGAQVGMKTMDSSLRLLVEKGLIERIYLKKAD from the coding sequence ATGGAAATCACTGAATTACTAGCGTTTAGCGCAGAGCACAAAGCATCGGACTTACATTTATCTGCAGGATTGCCACCAATGATTCGTGTGGATGGGGATGTACGCCGTATAAACCTTCCACCTTTAGATCATAAGCAAGTTCATAGCCTTGTTTACGATATTATGAATGATAGGCAACGTAAGGAGTATGAAGAAAACTTGGAGACGGACTTTTCTGTTGAAGTTCCAGGTTTAGCCCGTTTTCGGGTAAATGCTTTTAATCAAAATCGTGGGGCTGCAGCAGTATTTCGTACCATTCCTTCTAAAGTGTTAACAATGACAGAATTAGGGATGGGTGATGTATTTGAGAAGATTTGTAATAATGAGCGCGGTTTAGTGCTGGTTACAGGTCCTACAGGTTCTGGTAAATCAACCACACTAGCAGCGATGGTGGATTATGTGAATGCAACACGCTATGAGCATATTTTAACCATTGAGGACCCAATTGAGTTTGTTCATGAGTCTAAAAAATGCCTTGTAAACCAGCGTGAAGTTCATAGAGATACCTTAGGGTTTAATGAGGCATTACGTAGTGCATTGCGTGAAGACCCGGATATTATCCTCGTAGGTGAAATGCGTGACTTGGAAACTATTCGTTTGGCATTAACTGCGGCAGAAACAGGTCACTTGGTATTTGGTACATTACATACCAGTTCAGCAGCAAAAACTATTGACCGTATTATTGATGTATTCCCAGCAGCTGAAAAGTCAATGATTCGCTCAATGCTTTCTGAGTCATTACAAGCAGTAGTTTCACAGAAGTTAATTAAAAAGATTGGCGGTGGTCGAGTAGCTGCTCATGAAATTATGATTGGTACACCGGCTATTAGAAACTTAATTCGTGAAGATAAAGTAGCACAGATGAATTCTTCTATTCAAACTGGAGCGCAGGTAGGTATGAAAACGATGGATTCTAGTTTAAGGCTTCTAGTAGAAAAAGGCCTTATTGAAAGGATTTATTTAAAGAAAGCAGATTAA
- a CDS encoding YggS family pyridoxal phosphate-dependent enzyme, which yields MSEISKNIDFIQQRIIQTASIAKRDPKQIHLLAVSKTKPAMAIREAFQCGITNFGENYLQEALQKQSELISLPLIWHFIGPIQSNKTKDIAESFQWVHSVDRLKIAERLNNQRPLALPPLQICIQVNISGEQSKSGCNPAELKVLVEAINKMPRLQLKGLMTIPEPTEDQQAQHLAFATLRKLKDDINQQLNLSLDTLSMGMSHDLEAAIAEGATWLRIGTAIFGERNYKV from the coding sequence ATGTCAGAAATAAGTAAAAACATTGATTTTATTCAGCAACGTATCATTCAAACTGCTAGTATTGCAAAGCGTGACCCAAAGCAAATACATTTACTCGCTGTTAGTAAAACCAAACCTGCTATGGCTATTCGAGAAGCTTTTCAATGTGGCATTACCAATTTTGGTGAAAATTACTTGCAAGAAGCCTTACAAAAGCAGTCAGAGTTAATTAGTTTACCATTAATCTGGCATTTTATTGGGCCAATCCAATCCAATAAAACTAAAGATATTGCTGAGAGTTTTCAATGGGTTCACTCTGTTGATCGCCTTAAAATTGCTGAACGATTAAACAATCAACGTCCCTTAGCACTTCCACCACTACAAATATGTATCCAAGTAAATATTAGTGGTGAACAAAGTAAGTCTGGTTGCAATCCAGCTGAACTTAAAGTACTGGTAGAAGCTATTAATAAAATGCCTAGGCTGCAACTAAAAGGACTTATGACTATTCCTGAGCCAACCGAAGACCAACAAGCACAACATCTAGCCTTCGCCACTTTACGAAAATTAAAGGATGATATTAATCAACAACTTAACTTATCTCTAGATACACTTTCCATGGGCATGAGTCATGATCTCGAAGCTGCGATTGCTGAAGGTGCCACATGGCTACGAATAGGTACAGCTATTTTTGGTGAAAGGAATTATAAAGTTTAA
- a CDS encoding YggT family protein, with product MTGSNILLMIIALLGKIYISIILLRFLLQMARADFYNPISQFIVKVTHPLLKPMRKIIPSIGRQDFASIILAYLVQLIIIVILLLLQGQNVLLAFVNILIVSFIALLDTFVYLLFLIFIGNAILSWIAPDSRAPAAILIKQISNFVLAPLRRIIPPIGIIDITPMIALILLFFISNFIAQLIA from the coding sequence GTGACAGGTTCAAATATTTTATTAATGATTATTGCTTTACTAGGAAAGATTTATATTTCCATCATTCTGTTACGCTTTTTACTACAGATGGCACGTGCTGATTTTTATAATCCCATCAGCCAATTCATAGTAAAAGTAACTCACCCCTTATTAAAACCAATGAGAAAAATAATTCCTAGTATTGGCAGACAAGATTTTGCTTCAATTATTCTAGCTTATTTAGTACAGCTAATTATTATTGTCATACTACTTTTGCTACAAGGCCAAAATGTTCTCCTAGCTTTTGTTAATATACTTATTGTTTCATTTATTGCTTTACTCGATACATTTGTATATTTACTATTCTTAATTTTTATTGGTAATGCCATCTTGTCATGGATTGCACCAGACAGTAGAGCACCTGCGGCTATATTAATTAAGCAAATTAGTAACTTTGTATTGGCTCCTTTACGTCGTATCATTCCACCCATTGGAATTATCGATATCACACCAATGATTGCACTGATACTACTGTTTTTTATCAGTAACTTTATTGCACAACTAATAGCCTAA
- the metX gene encoding homoserine O-succinyltransferase MetX: protein MTTNFAKDSVGLVTPQIMSFDKPLKLACGKELTAGYQIIYETYGKLNEQHSNAILICHALSGHHHAAGYHTEDEKKPGWWDNYIGPNKPIDTNKFFVVSINNLGGCNGSTGPSSINPATNKPYGSTFPIVTVEDWVNSQARLADKLGIVQWAAVVGGSLGGMQAMQWAISYPDRLRHCVAIAAAPKLSAQNIAFNEVARQAILSDPDFLDGNFQEQGIIPKRGLMLARMVGHITYLSDDAMGQKFGRDLKHEKLNYDFHNVEFQVESYLRYQGEEFSGRFDANTYLLMTKALDYFDPAAKHNGDLAATFAHVKANFFLISFTTDWRFSPARSKEIVDALVTAGKNVSYLDIDAPQGHDAFLMPIARYQEAFTTYMQRIVI, encoded by the coding sequence ATGACAACTAATTTTGCTAAGGACTCTGTTGGGCTAGTCACACCACAGATTATGTCATTTGATAAGCCTTTAAAATTAGCTTGTGGTAAAGAGTTGACTGCTGGTTATCAAATTATTTATGAAACCTATGGTAAATTAAATGAACAACATAGTAATGCTATCTTAATTTGCCATGCACTTTCAGGCCATCACCATGCAGCAGGTTATCATACAGAAGATGAAAAAAAACCGGGTTGGTGGGATAACTATATAGGCCCCAACAAACCAATCGATACCAATAAATTCTTTGTAGTTAGTATTAATAACTTAGGTGGTTGCAATGGCTCTACTGGTCCCTCCAGTATCAATCCAGCAACCAATAAACCCTATGGTTCAACCTTCCCTATTGTTACTGTAGAAGACTGGGTAAATAGTCAAGCCAGACTAGCGGACAAATTAGGTATCGTACAATGGGCAGCAGTTGTAGGTGGCAGTCTAGGCGGAATGCAAGCCATGCAGTGGGCTATTAGCTACCCAGATCGACTTCGCCATTGTGTGGCTATCGCTGCTGCACCCAAGCTATCAGCTCAAAACATTGCCTTTAATGAAGTGGCTAGACAAGCCATCTTATCTGACCCTGATTTTTTGGATGGTAACTTCCAAGAACAAGGTATTATCCCTAAACGTGGCTTAATGTTAGCACGTATGGTAGGACATATTACCTACCTATCTGATGATGCGATGGGGCAAAAGTTTGGTCGTGATTTAAAACATGAAAAACTAAACTATGATTTCCATAATGTAGAATTCCAAGTAGAAAGTTATCTTCGTTATCAAGGTGAAGAATTCTCTGGTCGTTTTGATGCCAATACCTATTTACTGATGACTAAAGCCCTTGATTACTTTGACCCAGCAGCTAAACACAATGGTGATCTTGCTGCTACCTTTGCTCATGTAAAAGCTAATTTCTTCTTAATTTCGTTTACTACTGATTGGCGCTTCTCCCCTGCTCGCTCAAAAGAAATAGTTGACGCACTGGTTACCGCAGGAAAAAATGTAAGCTATTTAGACATCGATGCACCACAAGGTCATGATGCTTTCTTAATGCCCATTGCAAGGTATCAAGAAGCCTTTACAACCTATATGCAACGTATTGTTATTTAA
- the metW gene encoding methionine biosynthesis protein MetW has product MRADLEIIQEWIPNNSRILDLGCGDGELLSYLTKHKAVSGYGLEIDSTNINQCLQKGVNVIQQNLDEGLANFATQSFDVVIMTQAIQVLNYPDKLLQEMLRVGKTCIITFPNFGHWRCRLYLSLKGKMPVSEFLPYTWYNTPNIHFCTFKDFENLTKQLGAKVLQRLAVNSQHHDTMLTRLWPNLMSEIGIYQLTSNS; this is encoded by the coding sequence ATGCGTGCTGATTTAGAAATTATCCAAGAATGGATTCCTAATAATAGTAGAATATTAGACTTAGGCTGTGGTGATGGTGAACTACTATCCTATTTAACAAAACATAAGGCAGTGAGTGGTTATGGTTTAGAAATTGACTCTACCAATATCAACCAATGCCTACAAAAAGGTGTTAATGTTATTCAACAAAACCTTGATGAAGGACTCGCCAACTTTGCCACCCAAAGTTTTGATGTCGTAATCATGACTCAAGCAATTCAGGTACTTAACTACCCTGATAAACTCTTGCAAGAAATGCTACGGGTAGGGAAAACCTGTATTATCACCTTCCCTAATTTTGGTCATTGGCGTTGTCGTCTTTACCTTAGCTTAAAAGGTAAAATGCCAGTATCAGAATTTTTACCCTATACATGGTATAACACACCTAATATTCACTTTTGCACCTTCAAAGATTTTGAAAATTTAACCAAGCAACTAGGGGCAAAAGTATTACAGCGATTAGCAGTTAATAGCCAACATCATGATACGATGTTAACCCGTTTATGGCCAAACCTTATGAGTGAAATTGGCATTTACCAATTAACATCCAATAGTTAG
- the rdgB gene encoding RdgB/HAM1 family non-canonical purine NTP pyrophosphatase, translated as MTNHQKLVLASHNQGKLKELQKMLGEHFEIHSVAEFSSIEPEETGLSFVENAILKARHAAKVSGLPALADDSGLAVDILQGAPGIYSARYAGNAGDQANNAKLLNELKDVPEDQRTAQFICALALVRHENDPMPIICEGIWQGTILFEARGTNGFGYDPLFWVAEQQCSSAELSPELKNQLSHRAKAMALLKQRLTI; from the coding sequence ATGACTAATCACCAAAAGCTAGTATTAGCCAGTCACAACCAAGGTAAACTAAAAGAACTACAAAAAATGCTGGGCGAACACTTTGAAATTCACTCTGTAGCTGAGTTTTCATCCATTGAACCTGAAGAAACTGGGTTAAGCTTTGTTGAAAATGCTATTTTAAAAGCCCGTCATGCAGCCAAAGTATCAGGATTGCCCGCCCTAGCTGATGACTCAGGACTTGCAGTAGATATTCTACAAGGCGCTCCTGGTATTTACTCAGCACGCTATGCAGGCAATGCGGGTGACCAAGCAAACAATGCTAAATTACTCAATGAACTAAAAGACGTTCCAGAAGATCAACGCACTGCTCAATTTATTTGCGCATTAGCTTTAGTTCGTCATGAAAATGATCCAATGCCCATTATTTGTGAAGGCATTTGGCAAGGTACTATCTTATTCGAAGCAAGAGGTACTAATGGTTTTGGCTATGACCCTTTATTTTGGGTAGCAGAGCAACAATGTTCTAGCGCTGAACTATCGCCTGAATTAAAAAATCAACTTAGTCACCGAGCTAAGGCTATGGCATTATTAAAACAGCGTTTAACTATTTAA